One stretch of Vicia villosa cultivar HV-30 ecotype Madison, WI unplaced genomic scaffold, Vvil1.0 ctg.001653F_1_1, whole genome shotgun sequence DNA includes these proteins:
- the LOC131636161 gene encoding uncharacterized protein LOC131636161 produces MIIYSLNIRGGGKRVKRRRIGFNIQKGRADIAFIQETKLNAFHHKYAEELWGNDLVEWSHMEAVGASGGILTMWKKDFFSLLYSFRGEGFLGVCVEKDNTRIYFVNIYASCDHNIRMASWKKLVDLKRKSVAGMWCLGGDFNIVSSLEERVGISNKNYKREIEGFNEFIVDMDLVDPPTIGGKFTWSNKSDSALSRLDRFLLSNSFVDVWKVEGQSIGERDVSDHAPIWIKDNKRDWGPKPFRFNNLWFSHEEFFNFVEVEWKKLEVKGRGDYCLVEKLRAIKNKIRIWNKEIFGWIDLNIEEAGKEMHFLDNKFAHFAGNVPEAIVLQRSKAAIDFWNNLYKKEGYLRLKSRQLWLSDGDSNTHFFHNSLKARRRRNALCSLSSNRGVLENVVEIKDYVHDFLSLFLMKTLREGRLLGIWV; encoded by the coding sequence ATGATTATTTACTCTCTCAATATTAGAGGTGGTGGTAAGAGAGTGAAGAGGAGGAGAATTGGTTTCAACATCCAAAAGGGAAGGGCGGACATAGCTTTTATTCAAGAAACTAAACTGAATGCTTTTCACCATAAGTATGCCGAGGAGTTGTGGGGTAACGATTTGGTGGAATGGTCCCATATGGAGGCGGTAGGGGCATCGGGGGGAATTCTAACAATGTGGAAGAAAGATTTTTTCAGCTTGCTTTATAGCTTTCGGGGCGAAGGATTCTTAGGAGTGTGCGTGGAAAAAGATAATACTAGAATTTACTTTGTTAATATTTATGCCTCTTGTGACCACAACATTAGAATGGCTTCTTGGAAGAAGTTAGTGGATCTCAAAAGAAAGAGTGTAGCCGGGATGTGGTGTTTAGGAGGTGATTTCAATATAGTCTCGTCTTTGGAAGAGAGAGTTGGGATTTCTAATAAGAACTACAAGAGGGAGATAGAAGGTTTCAATGAGTTCATTGTTGACATGGACTTGGTGGATCCCCCTACCATAGGAGGAAAGTTCACTTGGTCCAACAAAAGCGATAGTGCGTTGAGTAGATTGGATAGATTTCTATTATCCAACTCTTTTGTTGATGTTTGGAAGGTAGAAGGTCAATCTATAGGTGAAAGAGATGTCTCAGATCATGCTCCCATTTGGATCAAAGACAACAAGAGAGATTGGGGACCTAAACCTTTTAGATTCAACAATCTTTGGTTTTCTCATGAAGAATTCTTTAATTTTGTGGAGGTGGAATGGAAAAAGTTAGAGGTGAAGGGAAGAGGGGACTATTGCTTGGTGGAGAAGTTGAGAGCTATTAAAAACAAAATTCGGATATGGAATAAAGAGATTTTCGGATGGATTGATCTCAACATAGAAGAAGCGGGGAAAGAAATGCACTTTTTAGATAACAAGTTTGctcattttgcaggtaatgttCCGGAGGCGATTGTTCTTCAAAGATCGAAGGCGGCTATTGATTTTTGGAACAACCTTTACAAAAAGGAAGGTTATCTCCGTCTCAAGTCGAGGCAATTGTGGTTATCTGATGGTGATAGTAACACGCATTTTTTCCATAATTCCCTTAAAGCTAGAAGAAGGAGGAATGCTTTATGTTCTCTTTCCTCTAATAGAGGAGTGTTGGAGAACGTGGTGGAGATTAAAGACTATGTTCATGATTTTTTAAGTCTTTTTTTGATGAAGACTTTGAGAGAAGGCCGTCTTTTGGGGATTTGGGTTTGA